A window of Metabacillus sp. B2-18 contains these coding sequences:
- the rnmV gene encoding ribonuclease M5, protein MKIKEIIVVEGKDDTTAIKRAVDADTIETNGSSIGDAVIEQIKLAQQTRGVILFTDPDFPGEKIRKTIAELVPGCKHAFLPKSQARPKRGKGIGVEHASIDAIQQALESVKEEMTEFVSEIEFEDLLDAGLIGGNQAKDRRERLGILLKIGYTNGKQLHKRLQMFQISRVEFIHAVKKILQEETK, encoded by the coding sequence ATGAAAATAAAAGAAATTATTGTTGTTGAAGGAAAAGATGATACAACAGCTATTAAGCGGGCAGTTGATGCCGATACAATAGAAACGAATGGCTCATCTATTGGAGATGCTGTCATTGAGCAAATAAAGCTCGCACAACAAACAAGAGGCGTTATTTTATTTACAGATCCAGATTTTCCGGGGGAAAAAATTAGAAAAACGATAGCGGAGCTTGTACCAGGGTGTAAACATGCGTTTTTACCTAAGAGTCAAGCGAGACCAAAGCGAGGAAAGGGCATTGGAGTAGAACACGCTTCCATCGATGCCATTCAACAGGCACTTGAATCTGTGAAGGAAGAGATGACAGAGTTTGTGAGTGAGATTGAGTTTGAGGATTTATTAGATGCAGGCTTAATAGGCGGGAATCAAGCAAAAGATCGAAGAGAAAGACTAGGGATACTATTAAAAATTGGATATACAAATGGAAAGCAACTTCATAAAAGGCTGCAGATGTTTCAAATCAGTAGAGTGGAATTCATTCATGCAGTAAAGAAGATTCTACAGGAGGAAACTAAATAA